The following are encoded in a window of Neomicrococcus lactis genomic DNA:
- a CDS encoding glutamine amidotransferase, protein MTRPFLVISTRESDAATQDELRSTLHLSGLTADQVVHWRLERDPLPPLSELQPENFSGFIIGGSPFNASDTEKSAVQLRVEADLARLLDWIVEHDAPFLGECYGVGTLGVHQGATIDRSYPEPVGSTWVTLTEAGLADPILAGVPQEFGAFVGHKESVSALPDHAVLLATSGPAPVQMFKIQNHQYATQFHPELDQEGLITRIGIYAHAGYFPPEDAEQLVERTRQQDHPWPRVILQNFVRLYGSGE, encoded by the coding sequence GTGACGCGACCCTTCTTGGTGATTTCGACCCGAGAATCAGATGCAGCGACTCAAGACGAGCTGCGTAGCACCCTCCATCTTTCTGGGCTGACCGCGGATCAAGTAGTTCATTGGCGCCTTGAGCGCGATCCCCTGCCGCCACTGTCCGAATTGCAGCCGGAGAATTTTTCCGGCTTCATCATTGGTGGCAGCCCGTTCAATGCATCTGACACGGAGAAGTCCGCAGTACAGCTGCGCGTTGAAGCGGATCTGGCCCGTCTGTTGGACTGGATCGTGGAACACGACGCCCCTTTCTTAGGCGAGTGCTACGGAGTGGGAACGCTCGGCGTACATCAGGGCGCCACGATCGATCGTTCGTACCCTGAACCGGTCGGCAGCACCTGGGTCACGCTCACCGAGGCTGGCTTGGCGGATCCAATTTTGGCTGGCGTCCCGCAAGAGTTCGGTGCTTTCGTGGGGCACAAGGAATCCGTGAGCGCGCTGCCGGACCACGCCGTTCTGCTGGCCACCTCAGGTCCGGCGCCAGTGCAGATGTTCAAGATTCAGAACCATCAGTACGCCACCCAGTTCCATCCCGAACTGGATCAAGAGGGCCTCATCACGCGCATCGGAATCTACGCGCATGCGGGGTATTTTCCGCCCGAAGATGCCGAGCAGCTCGTTGAGCGCACGCGCCAACAAGACCATCCGTGGCCGCGCGTGATCCTCCAGAATTTCGTGCGCCTCTACGGATCTGGGGAATAG
- a CDS encoding NADH:flavin oxidoreductase/NADH oxidase, whose product MSKLFSPVTIRTLEGDGLTLRNRSVLAPMCTYSVTAKDGVPSDWHLVHLGARANGGFGLIIAEATGVSPEARISDQDLGLWNDEQRDAFKRITNYLHSYGAAAGIQLAHAGGKASTYPHLLEYVDSDRKGSIPEEQGGWETVGPSETDIHRLRSPREMTAEDIQKVIKDFTDAARRADEAGFDFIQIHAAHGYLIHQFLSPLTNKREDEWGGSFENRTRLALEVVKAVREVWPQNKALGIRFSGTDWVEEGWTIEETIQLSHLVADLGVTAIDLSSAGIGQYFGPMGPGYQTQLAAQVKKSFEGQDMFVTAVGFITTAEQAETLLMTDQADGISIARAALNDPHWAANAAKTLGVTAKEDPRAAQYWRGSW is encoded by the coding sequence GTGAGCAAACTATTTTCCCCTGTGACTATCCGTACCCTCGAAGGCGACGGCCTGACTCTGCGCAACCGCAGCGTGCTGGCTCCAATGTGCACTTACTCCGTCACCGCGAAGGACGGCGTTCCTTCCGATTGGCACCTCGTGCATCTTGGCGCACGCGCCAACGGCGGCTTTGGCCTGATCATCGCCGAAGCAACCGGCGTGAGCCCAGAAGCTCGCATCTCGGACCAGGACTTGGGTCTGTGGAACGACGAGCAGCGCGATGCCTTCAAGCGCATCACCAACTACTTACACTCCTACGGAGCGGCAGCCGGCATTCAGTTGGCCCACGCGGGCGGCAAAGCTTCGACCTACCCGCACCTCCTCGAATACGTGGACTCGGACCGCAAGGGTTCCATCCCCGAAGAGCAGGGCGGCTGGGAAACCGTTGGCCCGTCCGAGACGGACATCCACCGCCTGCGCAGCCCTCGCGAAATGACCGCTGAGGACATCCAGAAGGTCATCAAGGACTTCACCGATGCTGCCCGCCGCGCTGACGAGGCCGGATTCGACTTCATCCAGATCCACGCCGCGCACGGCTACCTCATCCACCAGTTCCTCTCCCCGCTGACCAACAAGCGTGAGGACGAATGGGGCGGCTCCTTCGAGAACCGCACCCGTTTGGCACTTGAGGTCGTCAAGGCTGTCCGCGAAGTCTGGCCACAGAACAAGGCTCTGGGTATCCGCTTCTCCGGCACGGACTGGGTGGAGGAAGGCTGGACGATCGAAGAGACCATTCAGCTCTCGCATCTCGTGGCCGATCTGGGCGTGACGGCGATTGACCTTTCGAGCGCTGGCATCGGCCAGTACTTCGGCCCGATGGGTCCGGGCTACCAGACCCAGCTCGCCGCTCAGGTGAAGAAGTCCTTCGAAGGCCAGGACATGTTTGTCACCGCGGTGGGATTCATTACGACGGCGGAGCAGGCCGAAACGCTCTTGATGACGGATCAGGCTGATGGCATCAGCATCGCCCGAGCCGCCCTCAACGATCCACACTGGGCAGCCAACGCCGCCAAGACGCTGGGTGTCACGGCAAAAGAAGATCCGCGCGCAGCACAATACTGGCGCGGATCTTGGTAA